One window from the genome of Eucalyptus grandis isolate ANBG69807.140 chromosome 7, ASM1654582v1, whole genome shotgun sequence encodes:
- the LOC104454588 gene encoding serine carboxypeptidase-like 40 yields MGGNGGGGLDHAAMRRAAARDTGRGGGTGGGGGTGGNGAMLIWVPVRQRRSQLVGRQMWHELQQLCGSGEEVGEAEAVGRGSVAALGGSGLAGTEAASDRRVTRLERRRVYIEADGGDVLDSLYKLKFEKSGIDTSLFQVTDHHRILNSRMYLQEGLREKDMIKRLPGQPPVKFDHYGGYVTVDELAGRAFYYYFVEGVRNKESMPLLLWLNGGPGCSSLGYGAMQELGPFRVHSDGKTLYKNKFAWNNAANVLFLESPAGVGFSYSNTTADYSTNGDSKTAADNYVFLLNWLERFPEYKNRDFYISGESYAGHYVPQLAHNILSNNKKANKTLINLKGIMIGNAVINDETDQRGMLEYFATHALISDETGFAIQKYCDFSPNATSQVSQCLSAAQDASNDVSPLQIYNIYAPLCFSSNLTSHPKKTNIMDFDPSVDTYVHACMNREDVQEALHANVTKLDHDWENCSAVVLQTWGDSPSTVLPLLREFMSSGLRVWVFSGDTDGRVPVTSTKRSLSKMKLPTESEIDSPLKDFRRFGKFYGS; encoded by the exons ATGGGCGGCAACGGCGGTGGCGGGCTTGACCACGCGGCGatgcggcgggcggcggcgcgCGACACGGGCCGTGGCGGCGGCacgggtggcggcggcggcacggGTGGCAACGGTGCGATGCTG ATCTGGGTTCCGGTGAGACAGCGGCGGTCGCAGTTGGTCGGGCGACAAATGTGGCACGAGCTGCAGCAACTTTGCGGCTCGGGTGAAGAGGtaggcgaggcggaggcggtggGGCGTGGCAGCGTCGCGGCTCTGGGCGGCAGCGGTCTAGCCGGGACGGAGGCGGCAAGCGACCGGCGGGTCACGCGGCTCGAACGGCGTCGAGTCTACATTGAAGCGGATGGTG GAGATGTTCTTGATTCTCTATACAAATTGAAGTTCGAAAAGTCAGGGATCGACACGAGCCTTTTTCAGGTAACCGATCACCATAGAATTCTCAACTCTAGAATGTATCTTCAAGAAGGACTGAGGGAGAAAGATATGATCAAAAGGTTGCCTGGACAACCACCGGTCAAATTCGATCACTATGGTGGATATGTCACTGTAGATGAATTGGCTGGTCGagcattttattattattttgtcgaAGGGGTGAGAAACAAGGAGTCAATGCCACTTCTTTTATGGCTTAACGGAG GTCCCGGTTGCTCCTCCCTCGGCTATGGAGCAATGCAGGAACTCGGACCATTCCGAGTCCACAGCGACGGGAAGActctttacaaaaataaatttgcatgGAATAATg CTGCGAACGTGTTGTTCCTAGAGTCTCCTGCTGGTGTCGGTTTTTCTTATTCCAACACGACGGCCGACTATAGCACGAACGGAGACAGCAAAACAGCTGCGGACAATTATGTATTCTTGCTAAATTGGCTGGAGAGGTTTCCCGAGTACAAGAACCGGGATTTTTACATTTCAGGCGAGAGCTACGCGGGTCATTACGTGCCTCAGCTCGCTCACAACATCCTATCCAACAACAAGAAGGCAAACAAGACCCTCATCAACCTCAAAGGGATTATG ATTGGAAATGCAGTAATCAACGACGAGACGGACCAGCGTGGGATGTTGGAGTACTTTGCTACGCATGCATTGATATCGGATGAAACAGGGTTTGCGATTCAAAAATATTGTGACTTCTCACCAAATGCCACCAGTCAAGTAAGCCAGTGCCTCTCGGCCGCGCAGGATGCAAGTAACGACGTTTCTCCCCTCCAAATTTACAACATTTACGCCCCTTTGTGCTTCTCTTCCAACCTCACATCTCATCCCAAGAAGACCAAC ATCATGGACTTCGACCCCTCTGTCGACACCTACGTGCATGCGTGCATGAATAGAGAAGATGTGCAAGAGGCACTTCATGCTAACGTGACGAAGCTCGATCACGACTGGGAAAATTGCAGCGCCGTTGTTTTGCAGACCTGGGGAGATAGCCCTTCCACCGTCCTTCCTCTACTCCGGGAGTTCATGTCCAGTGGACTCCGTGTTTGGGTGTTCAg CGGCGATACGGATGGAAGAGTGCCAGTGACTTCGACCAAGAGATCTCTTAGCAAGATGAAACTCCCGACGGagagt GAGATCGACTCGCCTCTCAAAGATTTTCGAAGATTCGGGAAATTTTACGGAAGTTAG